Proteins encoded by one window of Nitrospira sp. SG-bin1:
- a CDS encoding GCN5 family acetyltransferase → MPAENNLSLWIVEPIGKHHNRADFSCGHETLDHYLKQQATQDARRRVAAPFILTRESDHKIIGGYYTLSASGIYLEDLPDEIVKKLPPYPMVPVTLLGRLAVDQRYRGQGIGEFLLMDALQRAFMQSSQIAAMAVVVDAIDDKAIDFYRHFGFIDFPDKPGKLFLPMKTIGSLFTST, encoded by the coding sequence ATGCCCGCTGAAAATAACTTATCCCTGTGGATCGTTGAGCCAATAGGAAAACATCACAACCGTGCTGATTTTTCGTGTGGCCATGAAACGCTTGATCACTATCTAAAGCAACAAGCCACTCAGGATGCACGGCGCAGGGTCGCCGCACCCTTTATTCTCACCAGAGAGAGCGATCACAAGATAATCGGCGGGTATTACACGCTATCGGCTTCCGGCATTTACCTCGAAGATTTGCCGGACGAGATTGTGAAAAAACTCCCACCCTATCCGATGGTGCCAGTCACTCTACTGGGACGTTTGGCCGTCGATCAGCGTTACAGAGGGCAGGGAATAGGGGAGTTCCTGCTCATGGATGCGTTGCAGCGGGCCTTTATGCAGTCCTCGCAGATTGCCGCTATGGCTGTCGTGGTCGACGCGATTGACGACAAAGCCATCGATTTCTACCGGCATTTCGGGTTTATAGATTTTCCGGACAAGCCAGGGAAGCTCTTCCTGCCCATGAAGACAATCGGTTCCCTTTTTACGAGTACATAA
- a CDS encoding XRE family transcriptional regulator, translating into MKRKEELEIVRGSGNVFRDLGRNNADAEQFKAMLANEIIQVLDRERLTVRDAHARTGVAAADFSRIRHAALGRFTADRLIMILNRLGSRVEVKVRVRPAKSAA; encoded by the coding sequence ATGAAGCGGAAAGAGGAATTGGAAATCGTACGTGGTAGTGGCAATGTGTTCCGGGATCTCGGCCGGAACAATGCGGATGCTGAACAGTTCAAGGCGATGCTCGCCAATGAGATCATCCAGGTGCTGGACCGGGAACGTTTGACAGTCCGTGACGCCCATGCCCGGACCGGCGTCGCCGCGGCTGATTTTTCGCGCATTCGTCACGCTGCTCTCGGGCGTTTCACTGCTGACCGATTGATCATGATTCTCAACCGTCTCGGGTCTCGGGTCGAGGTAAAAGTGCGGGTACGGCCAGCCAAGAGCGCTGCCTAA